In Thunnus maccoyii chromosome 11, fThuMac1.1, whole genome shotgun sequence, one genomic interval encodes:
- the aff3 gene encoding AF4/FMR2 family member 3 isoform X3: protein MTQSWPSQQALGGDQTQRILYNLKDGKQLTTQQRQSRGDVPLRMTRHPHVAPHKSMLADDLQLSSDEDDTQRATDESATWDGHSLSAQRAHTHGRRVRHSSSDSSGSDSTAGSVSSSLHSRSSSPEAQPDPTSPANTQPPCDNKETNHPSAAQWQLDKWLQKSRKKSAISECYPTQSIPGRLPSPQTQRAPSPARCWDSNQEYSPSQSPIPSPQFNYSHNNSPLPSPGYSFCPSPSPFPSTCPSPSPSPRPSLILSPIPSVCPSPCGSPRASRSPSPIPVARDPPRSPSPILPPSRVHHYSEVQRHHQLSQTQPSLTSTPHRKKIRSWFAQLPNTDAKSKPTNSTHPQPPHPHRPKSRPTQEQDKSQNKSKASAVLNSNDNHSHKSRPKPNIHPSSKQLAEAPKAKHTSHFEQNFNSSNSKQKSRPLVQPRSQHSPTRAKHLTPTSRETNAGHSSNPQSTSKAASNSITGSNSRASPSLKPRAIAPTPVHVNHSKTSQKKPQSKEREADHREAHLTQAEGRKHERKEDRHRETQQGKQERKEDRRLAEEQLLRRPWIQSSTEEDEEEEEEEGAKERQRRREETERGENRRSRDQQHRREWQTVQAKQRLPTSVERHRLQDNSQHPGRTKKGGRSEEKESHPDPSPPPSRTSTPHTPSSSSSASSSSDSESEYPAQITKVPADSTSHKRLTKRGQRGPGRPDANKPKAVHPKGPTSGNPSEGQQSEGRPKLYTLVPFGRGEKSTASSQRGLRNLVVQIDLCLLKRVPDSTTNSPVKKPSSSSSKDKQREAMKHLFTPDTVTKDGKRKRKPENGVSHRESKRSIPCTNDLSGHTESSFHATENNFSTVTTHNGYLEEYLDSKRPLSPLSPLSVSPESTKPPSKTKNTDVHHVNTHKNKDKNRDSSVKPKMEVECVKVSGQPQPPSESWGPAGHRGTMPNHETHHHAEYYLHEAKRMKHRADAMVDKLGKAVNYVDAALSFMECGKAMEEGPLEAKSPYTMYSETVELIRYAMRLKSHSGPGARQEDKQLAVLCFRCLALLYWQMFRLKKDHALKYSKVLLDYFKSSPKVPTTPPGWNDTGKDIGGPPSSLSPNAKHLRRGSHGGNTSPSLISIPQRIHQMAANHLNITNSVLYSYEYWEVADNLSKESKEFFNYLNTLSGPLTLHSSIAHAVQYTRQALQWIRISAKLN, encoded by the exons ATGACTCAGTCCTGGCCGTCCCAGCAAGCCTTAGGGGGTGACCAGACCCAACGAATCCTCTACAACCTtaag GATGGAAAACAGCTGACTACACAACAAAGGCAAA GTCGGGGGGATGTTCCACTACGAATGACCCGTCACCCTCACGTGGCGCCTCACAAATC CATGCTTGCTGATGACCTGCAGCTGAGCAGTGATGAGGATGACACCCAAAGG GCAACTGATGAGTCAGCAACCTGGGATGGACACAG CCTGTCAGCGCAGCGAGCGCACACACATGGCAGGCGGGTGAGACATTCCAGCTCGGACTCTTCAGGCTCAGACTCCACTGCTGGGTCGGTCAGCAGTAGCCTTCATTCCCGGAGCTCCAGCCCAGAAGCTCAACCAGATCCTACGTCGCCTGCCAACACGCAGCCCCCGTGTGACAACAAGGAG ACCAATCACCCCTCTGCTGCCCAGTGGCAGTTGGATAAGTGGCTGCAGAAGTCCCGGAAAAAATCTGCCATCAGTGAGTGTTATCCCACCCAGAGCATTCCAGGACGCCTGCCCTCTCCACAAACCCAGCGAGCCCCGTCTCCAGCTAGGTGCTGGGACAGCAATCAAGAATACAGCCCTAGCCAAAGCCCCATTCCCAGCCCACAGTTTAATTACAGCCACAACAACAGCCCCTTACCGAGCCCAGGGTACAGCTTTTGCCCCAGCCCCAGCCCATTCCCCAGCACCTGTCCAAGTCCCAGCCCTAGCCCAAGGCCCAGTCTGATCCTCAGTCCAATTCCAAGTGTTTGCCCCAGTCCGTGTGGGAGCCCGAGAGCTAGCCGTAGCCCTAGCCCCATACCTGTGGCCAGAGACCCTCCAAGAAGCCCAAGTCCCATCTTACCTCCCTCCAGGGTTCATCACTACTCCGAGGTTCAACGTCATCATCAGCTGAGCCAAACACAACCTAGTCTAACAAGTACTCCCCACAGGAAGAAAATTAGGTCATGGTTTGCCCAGTTGCCTAACACCGACGCCAAGAGCAAGCCCACGAATAGTACTCATCCTCAGCCACCTCATCCTCACAGGCCCAAGTCTAGACCCACACAAGAACAAGACAAAAGCCAAAACAAATCCAAGGCCTCTGCAGTTTTGAACTCTAATGATAATCACAGCCACAAATCTAGACCCAAGCCTAATATTCATCCAAGCTCTAAACAACTTGCTGAGGCTCCCAAAgccaaacacacatcacattttGAACAAAATTTCAATTCGAGCAACTCCAAACAAAAGTCCCGGCCTTTAGTTCAACCTAGGTCACAACATAGCCCCACAAGAGCAAAGCATTTAACTCCCACTAGTCGTGAAACCAACGCTGGTCACAGTTCTAATCCCCAATCTACCTCTAAAGCTGCCAGTAATTCTATTACTGGGTCGAACTCTAGAGCCAGTCCTAGCCTAAAACCTAGGGCTATAGCCCCAACTCCTGTGCATGTTAATCATAGCAAAACATCACAGAAGAAACCTCAGTCCAAGGAACGGGAGGCAGACCATAGAGAAGCTCATCTCACCCAAGCAGAGGGGAGAAAACACGAGAGAAAAGAGGACAGACATAGGGAAACCCAACAAGGGaaacaggagagaaaggaagacagGAGGCTGGCGGAGGAGCAGCTACTGAGACGTCCCTGGATCCAGAGTTCAACAGAAgaggacgaggaagaggaggaggaggagggagcaaaagagaggcagaggaggagagaggagacagaaagaggggaAAACAGGAGGAGTAGGGACCAGCAACATAGACGCGAATGGCAAACAGTCCAGGCCAAACAGAGACTGCCTACCAGCGTCGAGCGACACCGCCTTCAAGACAACTCACAACACCCAGGCAGGAcaaaaaagggagggagaagTGAAGAGAAAGAGTCACACCCAGACCCTTCACCTCCACCTTCACGTACCTCTACTCCTCATACaccatcctcctcatcctctgcctcttcctcttcagATTCAGAATCTGAATATCCAGCCCAAATCACCAAAGTTCCTGCAGACTCTACCTCCCACAAGAGACTCACCAAGAGAGGCCAACGAGGCCCAGGCAGACCTGACGCCAACAAACCGAAGGCAGTGCACCCTAAGGGACCCACTTCAGGAAATCCAAGTGAGGGACAGCAAAGTGAGGGGAGGCCGAAACTTTACACCCTGGTCCCATTTGGGCGAGGTGAAAAGTCCACAGCGTCCTCCCAGCGTGGGCTGAGAAATCTGGTGGTGCAGATAGACCTCTGTCTCCTTAAAAGGGTCCCAGACAGCACTACCAATTCCCCTGTTAAAAAACCCTCTTCTTCGTCCAGCAAGGACAAGCAAAGAGAGGCTATGAAACACCTGTTCACGCCGGACACTGTGACGAAGGATGGCAAAAGGAAACGCAAG CCGGAGAATGGTGTGTCACACAGAGAAAGCAAGAGGAGTATTCCTTGTACAAATGACCTCTCAGGCCACACAGAGTCTTCATTTCATGCAACTGAGAACAACTTTTCGACTGTGACCACACACAATGG GTACTTGGAGGAGTACTTGGACAGCAAAAGGCCACTGTCACCCCTGTCTCCACTGTCCGTCAGCCCCGAGTCCACCAAGCCGCCTTCCAAAACAAAGAATACTGATGTGCATCATGTCAACACTCACAAGAACAAAGACAAGAACAGAGATTCTTCTGTAAAG CCTAAGATGGAAGTGGAATGTGTGAAGGTGTCAGGACAGCCCCAGCCACCGTCTGAGTCCTGGGGCCCTGCAGGACACAGGGGGACAATGCCAAACCATGAAAC CCACCACCATGCTGAGTACTACTTACATGAAGCCAAACGGATGAAGCACCGTGCAGATGCAATG GTGGACAAGCTGGGGAAGGCTGTGAATTACGTAGACGCTGCTCTCTCTTTCATGGAATGCGGGAAAGCAATGGAGGAAGGGCCACTTGAGGCAAAGTCTCCCTATACCATGTACTCAGAGACAGTGGAGCTTATAAG GTACGCAATGAGGCTAAAGAGCCACTCCGGCCCTGGGgccagacaggaagacaaacagctGGCGGTTCTGTG tTTCCGATGCCTTGCCCTCCTTTACTGGCAGATGTTTCGTTTAAAGAAGGACCATGCACTGAAATACTCCAAAGTACTGCTGGACTACTTTAAG AGTTCTCCCAAAGTGCCTACAACACCACCCGGTTGGAATGACACTGGGAA GGATATCGGAGGACCCCCTTCTTCACTTTCACCCAATGCCAAACACCTCAGACGGGGTTCACATGGGGGCAACACCTCCCCCTCTCTCATAAGCATTCCCCAACGTATCCACCAGATGGCAGCAAATCACCTGAACATTACTAACAGTGTCCTGTACAGTTATGAGTACTGGGAGGTGGCAGACAACCTATCAAAGGAGAGTAAAG AGTTCTTCAACTACTTGAATACTTTGTCTGGGCCACTTACGCTTCACAGTAGCATTGCTCATGCAGTCCAGTATACCAGACAGGCTCTCCAGTGGATACGCATTAGTGCCAAACTTAACTAA
- the aff3 gene encoding AF4/FMR2 family member 3 isoform X2, translating to MPTVLGGKGKLSIISFLLRCAYSQVTRSQHNSCAKDILEDMTQSWPSQQALGGDQTQRILYNLKDGKQLTTQQRQSRGDVPLRMTRHPHVAPHKSMLADDLQLSSDEDDTQRATDESATWDGHSLSAQRAHTHGRRVRHSSSDSSGSDSTAGSVSSSLHSRSSSPEAQPDPTSPANTQPPCDNKETNHPSAAQWQLDKWLQKSRKKSAISECYPTQSIPGRLPSPQTQRAPSPARCWDSNQEYSPSQSPIPSPQFNYSHNNSPLPSPGYSFCPSPSPFPSTCPSPSPSPRPSLILSPIPSVCPSPCGSPRASRSPSPIPVARDPPRSPSPILPPSRVHHYSEVQRHHQLSQTQPSLTSTPHRKKIRSWFAQLPNTDAKSKPTNSTHPQPPHPHRPKSRPTQEQDKSQNKSKASAVLNSNDNHSHKSRPKPNIHPSSKQLAEAPKAKHTSHFEQNFNSSNSKQKSRPLVQPRSQHSPTRAKHLTPTSRETNAGHSSNPQSTSKAASNSITGSNSRASPSLKPRAIAPTPVHVNHSKTSQKKPQSKEREADHREAHLTQAEGRKHERKEDRHRETQQGKQERKEDRRLAEEQLLRRPWIQSSTEEDEEEEEEEGAKERQRRREETERGENRRSRDQQHRREWQTVQAKQRLPTSVERHRLQDNSQHPGRTKKGGRSEEKESHPDPSPPPSRTSTPHTPSSSSSASSSSDSESEYPAQITKVPADSTSHKRLTKRGQRGPGRPDANKPKAVHPKGPTSGNPSEGQQSEGRPKLYTLVPFGRGEKSTASSQRGLRNLVVQIDLCLLKRVPDSTTNSPVKKPSSSSSKDKQREAMKHLFTPDTVTKDGKRKRKPENGVSHRESKRSIPCTNDLSGHTESSFHATENNFSTVTTHNGYLEEYLDSKRPLSPLSPLSVSPESTKPPSKTKNTDVHHVNTHKNKDKNRDSSVKPKMEVECVKVSGQPQPPSESWGPAGHRGTMPNHETHHHAEYYLHEAKRMKHRADAMVDKLGKAVNYVDAALSFMECGKAMEEGPLEAKSPYTMYSETVELIRYAMRLKSHSGPGARQEDKQLAVLCFRCLALLYWQMFRLKKDHALKYSKVLLDYFKSSPKVPTTPPGWNDTGKDIGGPPSSLSPNAKHLRRGSHGGNTSPSLISIPQRIHQMAANHLNITNSVLYSYEYWEVADNLSKESKEFFNYLNTLSGPLTLHSSIAHAVQYTRQALQWIRISAKLN from the exons GACATGACTCAGTCCTGGCCGTCCCAGCAAGCCTTAGGGGGTGACCAGACCCAACGAATCCTCTACAACCTtaag GATGGAAAACAGCTGACTACACAACAAAGGCAAA GTCGGGGGGATGTTCCACTACGAATGACCCGTCACCCTCACGTGGCGCCTCACAAATC CATGCTTGCTGATGACCTGCAGCTGAGCAGTGATGAGGATGACACCCAAAGG GCAACTGATGAGTCAGCAACCTGGGATGGACACAG CCTGTCAGCGCAGCGAGCGCACACACATGGCAGGCGGGTGAGACATTCCAGCTCGGACTCTTCAGGCTCAGACTCCACTGCTGGGTCGGTCAGCAGTAGCCTTCATTCCCGGAGCTCCAGCCCAGAAGCTCAACCAGATCCTACGTCGCCTGCCAACACGCAGCCCCCGTGTGACAACAAGGAG ACCAATCACCCCTCTGCTGCCCAGTGGCAGTTGGATAAGTGGCTGCAGAAGTCCCGGAAAAAATCTGCCATCAGTGAGTGTTATCCCACCCAGAGCATTCCAGGACGCCTGCCCTCTCCACAAACCCAGCGAGCCCCGTCTCCAGCTAGGTGCTGGGACAGCAATCAAGAATACAGCCCTAGCCAAAGCCCCATTCCCAGCCCACAGTTTAATTACAGCCACAACAACAGCCCCTTACCGAGCCCAGGGTACAGCTTTTGCCCCAGCCCCAGCCCATTCCCCAGCACCTGTCCAAGTCCCAGCCCTAGCCCAAGGCCCAGTCTGATCCTCAGTCCAATTCCAAGTGTTTGCCCCAGTCCGTGTGGGAGCCCGAGAGCTAGCCGTAGCCCTAGCCCCATACCTGTGGCCAGAGACCCTCCAAGAAGCCCAAGTCCCATCTTACCTCCCTCCAGGGTTCATCACTACTCCGAGGTTCAACGTCATCATCAGCTGAGCCAAACACAACCTAGTCTAACAAGTACTCCCCACAGGAAGAAAATTAGGTCATGGTTTGCCCAGTTGCCTAACACCGACGCCAAGAGCAAGCCCACGAATAGTACTCATCCTCAGCCACCTCATCCTCACAGGCCCAAGTCTAGACCCACACAAGAACAAGACAAAAGCCAAAACAAATCCAAGGCCTCTGCAGTTTTGAACTCTAATGATAATCACAGCCACAAATCTAGACCCAAGCCTAATATTCATCCAAGCTCTAAACAACTTGCTGAGGCTCCCAAAgccaaacacacatcacattttGAACAAAATTTCAATTCGAGCAACTCCAAACAAAAGTCCCGGCCTTTAGTTCAACCTAGGTCACAACATAGCCCCACAAGAGCAAAGCATTTAACTCCCACTAGTCGTGAAACCAACGCTGGTCACAGTTCTAATCCCCAATCTACCTCTAAAGCTGCCAGTAATTCTATTACTGGGTCGAACTCTAGAGCCAGTCCTAGCCTAAAACCTAGGGCTATAGCCCCAACTCCTGTGCATGTTAATCATAGCAAAACATCACAGAAGAAACCTCAGTCCAAGGAACGGGAGGCAGACCATAGAGAAGCTCATCTCACCCAAGCAGAGGGGAGAAAACACGAGAGAAAAGAGGACAGACATAGGGAAACCCAACAAGGGaaacaggagagaaaggaagacagGAGGCTGGCGGAGGAGCAGCTACTGAGACGTCCCTGGATCCAGAGTTCAACAGAAgaggacgaggaagaggaggaggaggagggagcaaaagagaggcagaggaggagagaggagacagaaagaggggaAAACAGGAGGAGTAGGGACCAGCAACATAGACGCGAATGGCAAACAGTCCAGGCCAAACAGAGACTGCCTACCAGCGTCGAGCGACACCGCCTTCAAGACAACTCACAACACCCAGGCAGGAcaaaaaagggagggagaagTGAAGAGAAAGAGTCACACCCAGACCCTTCACCTCCACCTTCACGTACCTCTACTCCTCATACaccatcctcctcatcctctgcctcttcctcttcagATTCAGAATCTGAATATCCAGCCCAAATCACCAAAGTTCCTGCAGACTCTACCTCCCACAAGAGACTCACCAAGAGAGGCCAACGAGGCCCAGGCAGACCTGACGCCAACAAACCGAAGGCAGTGCACCCTAAGGGACCCACTTCAGGAAATCCAAGTGAGGGACAGCAAAGTGAGGGGAGGCCGAAACTTTACACCCTGGTCCCATTTGGGCGAGGTGAAAAGTCCACAGCGTCCTCCCAGCGTGGGCTGAGAAATCTGGTGGTGCAGATAGACCTCTGTCTCCTTAAAAGGGTCCCAGACAGCACTACCAATTCCCCTGTTAAAAAACCCTCTTCTTCGTCCAGCAAGGACAAGCAAAGAGAGGCTATGAAACACCTGTTCACGCCGGACACTGTGACGAAGGATGGCAAAAGGAAACGCAAG CCGGAGAATGGTGTGTCACACAGAGAAAGCAAGAGGAGTATTCCTTGTACAAATGACCTCTCAGGCCACACAGAGTCTTCATTTCATGCAACTGAGAACAACTTTTCGACTGTGACCACACACAATGG GTACTTGGAGGAGTACTTGGACAGCAAAAGGCCACTGTCACCCCTGTCTCCACTGTCCGTCAGCCCCGAGTCCACCAAGCCGCCTTCCAAAACAAAGAATACTGATGTGCATCATGTCAACACTCACAAGAACAAAGACAAGAACAGAGATTCTTCTGTAAAG CCTAAGATGGAAGTGGAATGTGTGAAGGTGTCAGGACAGCCCCAGCCACCGTCTGAGTCCTGGGGCCCTGCAGGACACAGGGGGACAATGCCAAACCATGAAAC CCACCACCATGCTGAGTACTACTTACATGAAGCCAAACGGATGAAGCACCGTGCAGATGCAATG GTGGACAAGCTGGGGAAGGCTGTGAATTACGTAGACGCTGCTCTCTCTTTCATGGAATGCGGGAAAGCAATGGAGGAAGGGCCACTTGAGGCAAAGTCTCCCTATACCATGTACTCAGAGACAGTGGAGCTTATAAG GTACGCAATGAGGCTAAAGAGCCACTCCGGCCCTGGGgccagacaggaagacaaacagctGGCGGTTCTGTG tTTCCGATGCCTTGCCCTCCTTTACTGGCAGATGTTTCGTTTAAAGAAGGACCATGCACTGAAATACTCCAAAGTACTGCTGGACTACTTTAAG AGTTCTCCCAAAGTGCCTACAACACCACCCGGTTGGAATGACACTGGGAA GGATATCGGAGGACCCCCTTCTTCACTTTCACCCAATGCCAAACACCTCAGACGGGGTTCACATGGGGGCAACACCTCCCCCTCTCTCATAAGCATTCCCCAACGTATCCACCAGATGGCAGCAAATCACCTGAACATTACTAACAGTGTCCTGTACAGTTATGAGTACTGGGAGGTGGCAGACAACCTATCAAAGGAGAGTAAAG AGTTCTTCAACTACTTGAATACTTTGTCTGGGCCACTTACGCTTCACAGTAGCATTGCTCATGCAGTCCAGTATACCAGACAGGCTCTCCAGTGGATACGCATTAGTGCCAAACTTAACTAA
- the aff3 gene encoding AF4/FMR2 family member 3 isoform X1, translating to MRIYRHICFLVCIKCTLNLNFAVILMLKLKRTRGVSQNSLLLPESLNFLLTLSSFIITFILLFTQVTRSQHNSCAKDILEDMTQSWPSQQALGGDQTQRILYNLKDGKQLTTQQRQSRGDVPLRMTRHPHVAPHKSMLADDLQLSSDEDDTQRATDESATWDGHSLSAQRAHTHGRRVRHSSSDSSGSDSTAGSVSSSLHSRSSSPEAQPDPTSPANTQPPCDNKETNHPSAAQWQLDKWLQKSRKKSAISECYPTQSIPGRLPSPQTQRAPSPARCWDSNQEYSPSQSPIPSPQFNYSHNNSPLPSPGYSFCPSPSPFPSTCPSPSPSPRPSLILSPIPSVCPSPCGSPRASRSPSPIPVARDPPRSPSPILPPSRVHHYSEVQRHHQLSQTQPSLTSTPHRKKIRSWFAQLPNTDAKSKPTNSTHPQPPHPHRPKSRPTQEQDKSQNKSKASAVLNSNDNHSHKSRPKPNIHPSSKQLAEAPKAKHTSHFEQNFNSSNSKQKSRPLVQPRSQHSPTRAKHLTPTSRETNAGHSSNPQSTSKAASNSITGSNSRASPSLKPRAIAPTPVHVNHSKTSQKKPQSKEREADHREAHLTQAEGRKHERKEDRHRETQQGKQERKEDRRLAEEQLLRRPWIQSSTEEDEEEEEEEGAKERQRRREETERGENRRSRDQQHRREWQTVQAKQRLPTSVERHRLQDNSQHPGRTKKGGRSEEKESHPDPSPPPSRTSTPHTPSSSSSASSSSDSESEYPAQITKVPADSTSHKRLTKRGQRGPGRPDANKPKAVHPKGPTSGNPSEGQQSEGRPKLYTLVPFGRGEKSTASSQRGLRNLVVQIDLCLLKRVPDSTTNSPVKKPSSSSSKDKQREAMKHLFTPDTVTKDGKRKRKPENGVSHRESKRSIPCTNDLSGHTESSFHATENNFSTVTTHNGYLEEYLDSKRPLSPLSPLSVSPESTKPPSKTKNTDVHHVNTHKNKDKNRDSSVKPKMEVECVKVSGQPQPPSESWGPAGHRGTMPNHETHHHAEYYLHEAKRMKHRADAMVDKLGKAVNYVDAALSFMECGKAMEEGPLEAKSPYTMYSETVELIRYAMRLKSHSGPGARQEDKQLAVLCFRCLALLYWQMFRLKKDHALKYSKVLLDYFKSSPKVPTTPPGWNDTGKDIGGPPSSLSPNAKHLRRGSHGGNTSPSLISIPQRIHQMAANHLNITNSVLYSYEYWEVADNLSKESKEFFNYLNTLSGPLTLHSSIAHAVQYTRQALQWIRISAKLN from the exons GACATGACTCAGTCCTGGCCGTCCCAGCAAGCCTTAGGGGGTGACCAGACCCAACGAATCCTCTACAACCTtaag GATGGAAAACAGCTGACTACACAACAAAGGCAAA GTCGGGGGGATGTTCCACTACGAATGACCCGTCACCCTCACGTGGCGCCTCACAAATC CATGCTTGCTGATGACCTGCAGCTGAGCAGTGATGAGGATGACACCCAAAGG GCAACTGATGAGTCAGCAACCTGGGATGGACACAG CCTGTCAGCGCAGCGAGCGCACACACATGGCAGGCGGGTGAGACATTCCAGCTCGGACTCTTCAGGCTCAGACTCCACTGCTGGGTCGGTCAGCAGTAGCCTTCATTCCCGGAGCTCCAGCCCAGAAGCTCAACCAGATCCTACGTCGCCTGCCAACACGCAGCCCCCGTGTGACAACAAGGAG ACCAATCACCCCTCTGCTGCCCAGTGGCAGTTGGATAAGTGGCTGCAGAAGTCCCGGAAAAAATCTGCCATCAGTGAGTGTTATCCCACCCAGAGCATTCCAGGACGCCTGCCCTCTCCACAAACCCAGCGAGCCCCGTCTCCAGCTAGGTGCTGGGACAGCAATCAAGAATACAGCCCTAGCCAAAGCCCCATTCCCAGCCCACAGTTTAATTACAGCCACAACAACAGCCCCTTACCGAGCCCAGGGTACAGCTTTTGCCCCAGCCCCAGCCCATTCCCCAGCACCTGTCCAAGTCCCAGCCCTAGCCCAAGGCCCAGTCTGATCCTCAGTCCAATTCCAAGTGTTTGCCCCAGTCCGTGTGGGAGCCCGAGAGCTAGCCGTAGCCCTAGCCCCATACCTGTGGCCAGAGACCCTCCAAGAAGCCCAAGTCCCATCTTACCTCCCTCCAGGGTTCATCACTACTCCGAGGTTCAACGTCATCATCAGCTGAGCCAAACACAACCTAGTCTAACAAGTACTCCCCACAGGAAGAAAATTAGGTCATGGTTTGCCCAGTTGCCTAACACCGACGCCAAGAGCAAGCCCACGAATAGTACTCATCCTCAGCCACCTCATCCTCACAGGCCCAAGTCTAGACCCACACAAGAACAAGACAAAAGCCAAAACAAATCCAAGGCCTCTGCAGTTTTGAACTCTAATGATAATCACAGCCACAAATCTAGACCCAAGCCTAATATTCATCCAAGCTCTAAACAACTTGCTGAGGCTCCCAAAgccaaacacacatcacattttGAACAAAATTTCAATTCGAGCAACTCCAAACAAAAGTCCCGGCCTTTAGTTCAACCTAGGTCACAACATAGCCCCACAAGAGCAAAGCATTTAACTCCCACTAGTCGTGAAACCAACGCTGGTCACAGTTCTAATCCCCAATCTACCTCTAAAGCTGCCAGTAATTCTATTACTGGGTCGAACTCTAGAGCCAGTCCTAGCCTAAAACCTAGGGCTATAGCCCCAACTCCTGTGCATGTTAATCATAGCAAAACATCACAGAAGAAACCTCAGTCCAAGGAACGGGAGGCAGACCATAGAGAAGCTCATCTCACCCAAGCAGAGGGGAGAAAACACGAGAGAAAAGAGGACAGACATAGGGAAACCCAACAAGGGaaacaggagagaaaggaagacagGAGGCTGGCGGAGGAGCAGCTACTGAGACGTCCCTGGATCCAGAGTTCAACAGAAgaggacgaggaagaggaggaggaggagggagcaaaagagaggcagaggaggagagaggagacagaaagaggggaAAACAGGAGGAGTAGGGACCAGCAACATAGACGCGAATGGCAAACAGTCCAGGCCAAACAGAGACTGCCTACCAGCGTCGAGCGACACCGCCTTCAAGACAACTCACAACACCCAGGCAGGAcaaaaaagggagggagaagTGAAGAGAAAGAGTCACACCCAGACCCTTCACCTCCACCTTCACGTACCTCTACTCCTCATACaccatcctcctcatcctctgcctcttcctcttcagATTCAGAATCTGAATATCCAGCCCAAATCACCAAAGTTCCTGCAGACTCTACCTCCCACAAGAGACTCACCAAGAGAGGCCAACGAGGCCCAGGCAGACCTGACGCCAACAAACCGAAGGCAGTGCACCCTAAGGGACCCACTTCAGGAAATCCAAGTGAGGGACAGCAAAGTGAGGGGAGGCCGAAACTTTACACCCTGGTCCCATTTGGGCGAGGTGAAAAGTCCACAGCGTCCTCCCAGCGTGGGCTGAGAAATCTGGTGGTGCAGATAGACCTCTGTCTCCTTAAAAGGGTCCCAGACAGCACTACCAATTCCCCTGTTAAAAAACCCTCTTCTTCGTCCAGCAAGGACAAGCAAAGAGAGGCTATGAAACACCTGTTCACGCCGGACACTGTGACGAAGGATGGCAAAAGGAAACGCAAG CCGGAGAATGGTGTGTCACACAGAGAAAGCAAGAGGAGTATTCCTTGTACAAATGACCTCTCAGGCCACACAGAGTCTTCATTTCATGCAACTGAGAACAACTTTTCGACTGTGACCACACACAATGG GTACTTGGAGGAGTACTTGGACAGCAAAAGGCCACTGTCACCCCTGTCTCCACTGTCCGTCAGCCCCGAGTCCACCAAGCCGCCTTCCAAAACAAAGAATACTGATGTGCATCATGTCAACACTCACAAGAACAAAGACAAGAACAGAGATTCTTCTGTAAAG CCTAAGATGGAAGTGGAATGTGTGAAGGTGTCAGGACAGCCCCAGCCACCGTCTGAGTCCTGGGGCCCTGCAGGACACAGGGGGACAATGCCAAACCATGAAAC CCACCACCATGCTGAGTACTACTTACATGAAGCCAAACGGATGAAGCACCGTGCAGATGCAATG GTGGACAAGCTGGGGAAGGCTGTGAATTACGTAGACGCTGCTCTCTCTTTCATGGAATGCGGGAAAGCAATGGAGGAAGGGCCACTTGAGGCAAAGTCTCCCTATACCATGTACTCAGAGACAGTGGAGCTTATAAG GTACGCAATGAGGCTAAAGAGCCACTCCGGCCCTGGGgccagacaggaagacaaacagctGGCGGTTCTGTG tTTCCGATGCCTTGCCCTCCTTTACTGGCAGATGTTTCGTTTAAAGAAGGACCATGCACTGAAATACTCCAAAGTACTGCTGGACTACTTTAAG AGTTCTCCCAAAGTGCCTACAACACCACCCGGTTGGAATGACACTGGGAA GGATATCGGAGGACCCCCTTCTTCACTTTCACCCAATGCCAAACACCTCAGACGGGGTTCACATGGGGGCAACACCTCCCCCTCTCTCATAAGCATTCCCCAACGTATCCACCAGATGGCAGCAAATCACCTGAACATTACTAACAGTGTCCTGTACAGTTATGAGTACTGGGAGGTGGCAGACAACCTATCAAAGGAGAGTAAAG AGTTCTTCAACTACTTGAATACTTTGTCTGGGCCACTTACGCTTCACAGTAGCATTGCTCATGCAGTCCAGTATACCAGACAGGCTCTCCAGTGGATACGCATTAGTGCCAAACTTAACTAA